The following proteins are encoded in a genomic region of Gimesia algae:
- a CDS encoding histone deacetylase family protein, whose translation MTILYSDPVFLKHETGDLPENAPRIMPAMRRASQIAMHGHCRQRSWVEVSDAVLERVHTRQYIRFVKEFCAQGGGHISEDTVVCPESYGVARMAVGAACDAVEQIVKGKAERAFCLVRPPGHHAASESALGFCLFNSVAVGARLAIEELGLNRVLIIDWDVHHGDGTQEIFWEDGQVGFLSIHRSSFYQNTGTAVETGAGKGLGTTMNIPVDSGTSREQYIELFTAGVEKLAARIRPQLVLISAGFDAHKDDPIGSLGLESEDYARLTRVVLEIADIHAHGRVVSVLEGGYNPGALAESIEHHLLEMASA comes from the coding sequence ATGACCATTCTCTACTCGGACCCTGTGTTTCTGAAACATGAAACAGGAGATCTTCCGGAAAACGCCCCCCGTATTATGCCAGCAATGAGGCGTGCCAGTCAGATTGCCATGCACGGCCATTGTCGGCAGCGGTCGTGGGTTGAAGTTTCAGATGCCGTACTGGAACGTGTACATACGCGGCAGTACATTCGTTTTGTGAAAGAGTTCTGTGCACAGGGTGGTGGGCATATCTCAGAAGATACTGTTGTGTGCCCTGAGTCTTATGGCGTGGCGCGAATGGCAGTCGGGGCTGCCTGTGATGCAGTGGAGCAGATCGTAAAGGGTAAAGCAGAGCGGGCCTTCTGCCTGGTACGACCACCCGGACATCATGCGGCATCTGAATCGGCGTTAGGATTTTGTCTGTTTAACAGCGTGGCCGTCGGTGCGCGTCTGGCGATTGAGGAGCTCGGGTTGAACCGGGTTCTGATTATTGACTGGGATGTGCATCACGGAGATGGCACGCAGGAAATCTTCTGGGAAGATGGTCAGGTCGGATTCCTGTCGATTCATCGTTCGTCCTTTTACCAGAATACGGGAACTGCTGTTGAAACAGGTGCCGGGAAAGGATTGGGGACAACCATGAACATACCGGTCGACTCTGGCACGTCCCGGGAACAATATATTGAGTTGTTCACAGCGGGCGTTGAAAAACTGGCTGCGCGTATCAGACCCCAACTCGTGCTGATCAGTGCCGGCTTCGATGCTCATAAAGACGACCCGATCGGATCGTTGGGTCTGGAGAGTGAAGATTATGCCAGACTGACCCGGGTCGTCCTCGAGATCGCAGACATTCACGCCCATGGCCGTGTCGTGAGTGTTCTGGAAGGGGGATACAATCCCGGCGCGCTGGCAGAAAGTATTGAACATCATTTACTGGAAATGGCATCTGCCTGA
- a CDS encoding hemerythrin domain-containing protein has product MEHRDRRKPESVEDTKKNSHEHLRYLLDGHEQILVHIKELNDWWRELDERGLPKYGEMGTRMEGLRDLLSKHFRDEEQEGYFKPVMDESPGFCIMVPDFREKHKEFLTRIDDFSARLKQSEPPFQNWNEALQELQELLAELRINENEEIQHVREAFEKSSPDSSS; this is encoded by the coding sequence ATGGAACATCGAGATCGAAGGAAGCCAGAGAGTGTTGAGGATACAAAAAAAAATTCACACGAGCATTTGCGGTATCTTCTGGATGGTCATGAACAGATACTGGTGCACATTAAGGAACTGAATGACTGGTGGAGAGAACTGGATGAACGTGGTTTACCCAAATATGGTGAAATGGGAACCCGCATGGAAGGTTTACGGGATCTGCTCTCCAAGCATTTCCGTGATGAGGAGCAGGAGGGGTATTTTAAACCGGTCATGGATGAATCGCCCGGCTTCTGTATTATGGTCCCGGATTTTCGAGAAAAGCATAAAGAATTTCTGACGCGGATCGACGATTTCAGTGCACGTTTAAAGCAGTCAGAGCCTCCGTTTCAAAACTGGAATGAAGCCTTACAGGAGTTGCAGGAATTGTTGGCTGAACTGCGGATTAATGAAAATGAGGAAATCCAACATGTCCGCGAAGCGTTTGAAAAATCCTCTCCCGACTCGTCATCATGA
- the ppsA gene encoding phosphoenolpyruvate synthase: protein MVLEEPLILWFDEIGITDVPAVGGKNASLGEMYCQLNSEGIAVPNGFATTAAAYRYFLAETGLDQQIREILQDLDTADISNLQQHGLEVRHAILSAEIPTSFQTEILQAYEKLSEALPGGIDVAVRSSATAEDLPDASFAGQQESYLNVRGPATLLETCRRCFASLFTDRAISYRTEKGFDHFDIALSIGIQRMVRSDLAASGVMFSIDTETGFKDAVLINAAYGLGENIVQGSVNPDEFYVFKPTLMEGFKPILKKTLGSKEFKLIYDAGGGKMTRNVPVDPTDRKRFAITDEEILTLSRWATRIEEHYSSVQGRYCPMDIEWAKDGKTDELFIVQARPETIHGNTQSQTLKTYHLKKRGRVLVSGHSVGERIGDGIARVIESAKNLDEVQPGDVLVTDRTDPDWEPVMKIASAIITNRGGRTCHAAIISRELGVPAIVGAETATTAILSGQQVTVCCAEGDTGYVYDGQLDYEIQEVNLDRLPETRTSVKMIVGNPNEAFRLSLLPSDGVGLARMEFIINSFIRIHPMALLEYNQLKDPILKSEIDRLTPGYTDKPAFFVDTLAQGVGMIAAAFYPREVIVRMSDFKTNEYANLIGGAQFEPDEENPMIGFRGASRYYHPRYRDAFALECQAMRKVRETMGLTNMKLMIPFCRTVAEGRKVLEEMARHGLHRGKDGLEIYIMCEIPSNVIQAEAFAEIFDGFSIGSNDLTQLTLGVDRDSEVVASIFDERDPAVMESLASAIQRVKAAGKKIGICGQAPSDYPEIAEFLVKQGIDSISLNPDAVIKTVTRIAEVESDLASCKSV, encoded by the coding sequence ATGGTGTTAGAAGAACCGCTGATTCTGTGGTTTGATGAAATCGGTATTACAGACGTCCCTGCGGTGGGAGGTAAGAACGCTTCACTGGGGGAAATGTACTGCCAGTTAAATTCAGAGGGGATAGCTGTCCCCAACGGTTTTGCCACAACGGCAGCTGCCTACCGGTATTTTCTGGCAGAAACCGGCCTGGATCAACAGATCAGGGAGATCCTGCAGGATCTGGACACTGCTGATATTTCCAATCTGCAGCAGCACGGCCTGGAAGTCAGGCATGCGATTCTCTCTGCTGAGATCCCAACTTCATTTCAAACAGAAATTCTACAGGCGTATGAGAAACTGAGTGAAGCGTTGCCCGGAGGAATCGATGTCGCTGTCCGCAGCAGTGCGACGGCTGAAGATCTGCCGGATGCCAGTTTCGCGGGGCAACAGGAATCGTACCTGAATGTACGCGGGCCTGCGACTTTGCTGGAAACCTGCCGTCGCTGTTTTGCTTCGTTGTTTACAGATCGGGCAATCTCCTATCGGACAGAAAAGGGGTTCGATCATTTCGACATCGCCCTCTCCATTGGAATTCAGCGCATGGTGCGTTCGGATCTGGCAGCCTCAGGTGTCATGTTTTCCATTGATACGGAAACCGGCTTTAAAGATGCTGTGCTGATCAATGCTGCTTACGGACTGGGAGAAAATATCGTTCAGGGGAGTGTGAACCCGGATGAGTTTTATGTCTTCAAGCCGACGTTAATGGAGGGGTTCAAACCGATTTTGAAAAAAACGCTGGGTTCCAAAGAGTTCAAACTGATCTACGATGCGGGCGGCGGCAAGATGACGCGCAACGTTCCCGTTGATCCGACCGACAGGAAACGGTTTGCGATTACTGATGAAGAGATTCTCACGCTCAGCCGCTGGGCGACCCGAATTGAAGAACATTACTCGTCGGTGCAGGGGCGCTACTGTCCCATGGATATTGAATGGGCCAAGGATGGTAAAACAGACGAACTGTTTATCGTGCAGGCACGACCGGAAACCATTCATGGAAATACACAGTCACAGACTCTGAAGACGTATCATCTGAAAAAACGGGGGCGTGTGCTGGTTTCGGGGCACAGTGTAGGAGAACGCATCGGCGATGGAATCGCGCGGGTCATCGAAAGTGCGAAAAATCTGGATGAAGTGCAACCGGGTGATGTGCTGGTCACAGACCGCACCGATCCGGACTGGGAACCGGTGATGAAAATCGCATCTGCCATCATTACCAATCGCGGGGGGCGGACCTGTCATGCGGCCATAATCAGCCGGGAACTGGGGGTACCGGCAATTGTGGGCGCAGAAACAGCCACCACTGCTATCCTGTCAGGTCAACAGGTAACTGTCTGCTGTGCCGAAGGCGATACTGGCTATGTGTATGACGGACAACTGGATTACGAAATTCAGGAAGTCAACCTGGATCGCTTACCGGAAACCAGGACCAGCGTGAAAATGATCGTAGGGAATCCAAACGAAGCATTTCGGCTTTCCCTGCTTCCCAGTGATGGCGTGGGACTGGCGCGAATGGAATTCATTATCAACTCATTCATTCGAATCCATCCGATGGCATTGCTGGAATATAACCAGTTAAAAGATCCGATTCTAAAGTCGGAAATCGATCGACTGACTCCCGGCTACACAGATAAACCGGCATTTTTTGTGGACACACTGGCGCAAGGGGTCGGTATGATTGCTGCTGCGTTTTATCCACGTGAAGTAATCGTGCGGATGAGTGACTTTAAGACGAATGAATATGCCAACCTGATCGGCGGTGCTCAATTCGAGCCCGACGAAGAGAATCCGATGATCGGTTTCCGAGGGGCATCGCGTTATTATCATCCCCGTTACCGGGACGCATTTGCGCTTGAGTGTCAGGCGATGCGCAAGGTGCGTGAAACGATGGGACTGACGAATATGAAACTGATGATTCCCTTCTGTCGTACCGTAGCGGAAGGCAGAAAAGTACTGGAAGAAATGGCCCGGCATGGTTTACACAGGGGGAAAGACGGGCTGGAAATTTATATCATGTGTGAAATTCCCAGTAATGTCATTCAGGCGGAAGCATTCGCTGAAATCTTCGATGGATTTTCGATCGGTTCTAATGATCTGACTCAGTTGACACTCGGCGTTGACCGTGATTCCGAAGTCGTCGCGTCGATTTTTGATGAACGGGATCCGGCCGTGATGGAGTCGCTCGCGAGTGCCATTCAGCGCGTGAAAGCCGCGGGGAAAAAGATTGGTATTTGTGGCCAGGCTCCCAGTGATTACCCCGAAATCGCGGAATTTCTGGTGAAGCAGGGGATCGACAGTATCTCACTGAATCCAGACGCCGTTATCAAAACGGTAACGCGTATCGCGGAAGTAGAATCAGACCTGGCATCATGTAAATCTGTTTAA
- the atpD gene encoding F0F1 ATP synthase subunit beta, protein MPDFMQQLIDTEELNFGTVLSIRGSVVDVSFPQNLPPVQTELHTGDQQEIVIEVLTQLNDHKVRGIALNSTRGLARGARVLNTGHPLKVPVGPQLLGRMLNVFGQTVDTGAPVECELWRSIHHQSPALVERPPRSEIFSTGIKAIDLLSPLERGGKAGLFGGAGVGKTVLITELIHNVVGAHKGVSLFCGIGERCREAEELYREMQDAGVLDNTVMVFGQMNEPPGARYRVGHAALTMAEYFRDDQRQDVLLLIDNIFRFIQAGTEVSGLMGELPSRVGYQPTLASDLAELEERICTTNSGSITSVQAVYVPADDFTDPSAVHTFAHLSTSVVLSRRRASEGLYPAIDLLNSSSKMLMPPIVGDYHYQVAQSVRETLANYEDLKDIIAMLGLEELSREDRRIVNRARRIERFLTQPFFSTEQFTGYQGKFVTLQETLDGCERILNDEFYDVSERALYMIGSIAEVKKGSAT, encoded by the coding sequence ATGCCTGATTTCATGCAGCAGTTGATCGATACAGAGGAGCTGAATTTTGGAACGGTGCTTTCAATTCGGGGAAGCGTTGTCGATGTCAGTTTCCCACAGAATTTACCCCCCGTACAAACAGAACTGCATACCGGCGATCAACAGGAAATCGTCATCGAAGTCCTGACCCAGTTAAACGATCACAAGGTCCGTGGAATCGCTTTGAACTCGACGCGTGGTCTCGCGCGCGGCGCCAGAGTCCTGAATACCGGACATCCGCTGAAAGTTCCCGTCGGACCTCAACTGCTGGGAAGAATGCTGAATGTCTTCGGCCAGACAGTCGATACCGGCGCGCCTGTGGAATGCGAGCTCTGGCGGTCCATCCATCACCAGTCTCCCGCACTGGTGGAACGCCCTCCTCGTTCAGAAATATTCAGCACCGGGATCAAAGCCATCGACCTGCTTTCGCCGCTGGAGCGGGGTGGAAAAGCAGGTCTGTTTGGTGGAGCGGGGGTCGGCAAAACCGTTCTGATTACGGAACTGATCCATAATGTCGTCGGTGCTCACAAAGGGGTCAGCCTGTTCTGTGGAATCGGAGAGCGTTGTCGTGAGGCAGAAGAACTCTACCGCGAAATGCAGGACGCGGGAGTACTCGATAATACCGTCATGGTCTTCGGCCAGATGAATGAACCACCGGGTGCCCGCTACCGCGTGGGGCATGCTGCACTCACGATGGCGGAATATTTCCGGGATGACCAGCGACAGGATGTTCTGCTGCTGATTGACAATATTTTCCGTTTTATTCAGGCAGGAACCGAGGTTTCCGGGTTAATGGGTGAACTCCCTTCCCGGGTAGGTTATCAACCGACACTCGCTTCCGACCTGGCCGAACTCGAAGAACGCATCTGCACGACCAATAGTGGTTCGATCACTTCGGTTCAAGCAGTTTATGTCCCGGCAGATGACTTTACCGACCCGTCCGCAGTACACACATTCGCCCACCTTTCCACATCGGTCGTGCTCTCCCGCAGACGGGCCTCGGAAGGACTTTATCCGGCCATTGACCTGTTGAATTCCAGTTCAAAAATGCTGATGCCCCCGATCGTAGGAGACTACCACTATCAGGTAGCACAATCAGTACGGGAAACACTGGCAAACTACGAAGATTTAAAAGACATTATTGCCATGCTGGGACTCGAAGAACTGTCGCGCGAAGACCGGCGCATTGTCAATCGTGCCCGACGCATTGAACGTTTTCTGACGCAGCCTTTTTTCAGTACAGAACAATTCACCGGTTACCAGGGAAAGTTTGTTACACTGCAGGAAACGTTAGACGGCTGTGAACGCATTTTGAATGATGAATTTTATGATGTGTCAGAGCGGGCGTTGTATATGATCGGCTCCATTGCGGAAGTGAAAAAAGGCAGTGCCACATGA
- a CDS encoding F0F1 ATP synthase subunit epsilon yields MNLKVLLPTEILIDRPVLKVIAEAENGSFCLLPRHVDFVSALLPGILTFVDEQNCETYLGIGGGILTKTGAEVRVSTIYAVQGEDLDTLRQKVSEQFDAQHERERLVRSAIAKLEADILRHFVKQGVGSDV; encoded by the coding sequence ATGAATCTGAAAGTGCTGTTACCAACAGAAATTCTGATTGACCGCCCTGTTCTGAAGGTGATTGCAGAAGCTGAAAATGGTTCATTCTGTCTGCTGCCCCGCCACGTTGATTTTGTATCTGCCCTGCTGCCTGGCATCCTGACTTTTGTGGATGAACAGAACTGCGAAACCTATCTGGGCATCGGGGGAGGCATCCTCACAAAAACCGGTGCTGAAGTTCGGGTTTCCACAATCTATGCCGTCCAGGGGGAAGACCTGGACACACTCCGCCAGAAAGTCTCTGAACAATTTGATGCGCAGCATGAAAGAGAGCGTCTGGTTCGGTCGGCCATTGCGAAACTGGAAGCCGATATCCTCAGGCACTTTGTTAAACAGGGAGTCGGCAGTGATGTCTGA
- a CDS encoding AtpZ/AtpI family protein, whose protein sequence is MSENQSDHENGFDNHEFEGDHLHLHEQSHIEKRIASQQARKLKAQREKHHTIWFGFGMFGLIGWSVTVPAVLGVMLGMWIDTRWPGQYSWTLMLMMGGVALGCLNAWKWIHQEGNIKK, encoded by the coding sequence ATGTCTGAGAATCAGTCCGATCACGAGAACGGATTCGACAATCACGAATTCGAGGGGGATCACCTGCACCTGCATGAACAATCGCATATTGAAAAGCGGATCGCCTCACAGCAAGCACGAAAATTGAAAGCACAACGTGAAAAACATCATACAATCTGGTTTGGGTTCGGGATGTTCGGACTGATTGGCTGGTCCGTCACCGTCCCGGCTGTACTGGGAGTGATGCTGGGGATGTGGATCGATACCCGCTGGCCTGGTCAGTATTCCTGGACTTTGATGCTGATGATGGGAGGAGTCGCATTGGGATGCTTAAATGCCTGGAAATGGATTCATCAAGAAGGAAATATTAAAAAATGA
- a CDS encoding ATP synthase subunit I codes for MSFALLLQLSASLTFGLILGALFFGGLWLTIRNLQKVSHPALLFLASALTRTILAISGFWFIGVWLDESARWQRLTVCLAGFILARMICTRMIRTDQPTFSGKSV; via the coding sequence ATGAGTTTTGCACTGCTGTTACAACTGTCTGCGAGTCTGACATTTGGCCTGATTCTGGGTGCACTGTTTTTTGGTGGGCTCTGGTTGACCATTCGCAATTTGCAGAAAGTCTCTCATCCAGCCTTATTATTTCTGGCTTCAGCCCTGACCAGAACCATCCTGGCGATTTCCGGTTTCTGGTTCATCGGCGTCTGGCTTGATGAATCAGCACGCTGGCAACGCCTGACGGTTTGCCTGGCCGGTTTCATTCTCGCCCGGATGATTTGCACACGCATGATCAGAACAGATCAACCGACTTTCTCAGGAAAATCCGTCTAA
- a CDS encoding F0F1 ATP synthase subunit A: MNMSPDEPLWQWEFLILNRTILFTWLIMGLLTCGSWLVTRRLSTSARLSRGQNLLEVLVSGLKNQIQDVSQQDPGPFLPFVGTLFLFIVVSNILSIVPGYEAPTSSLSTTAALATCVFIAVPIYGIASQGLADYLKQYLQPSFLMLPFNIIGELSRTLALAVRLYGNIMSGGVIGAILLGFVPLFVPILMQAFGLLTGVIQAYIFAVLAMVYIASGTQATHTLSEQPEENSKPNT; encoded by the coding sequence ATGAATATGTCACCCGATGAACCGCTCTGGCAGTGGGAATTTCTGATTCTGAACAGAACCATTCTGTTTACCTGGCTGATCATGGGACTGTTGACTTGCGGCTCCTGGCTCGTCACACGCCGACTGAGTACCAGCGCCCGTCTGTCACGTGGTCAGAACCTGCTTGAAGTTCTGGTGTCAGGTTTGAAGAACCAGATCCAGGATGTCAGTCAACAGGATCCCGGCCCCTTCCTCCCTTTTGTCGGAACGCTGTTCTTATTCATTGTTGTCTCCAATATTCTCTCAATCGTCCCGGGTTACGAAGCCCCGACCAGTTCGCTCTCCACGACTGCGGCACTGGCAACCTGTGTGTTTATCGCCGTCCCCATCTATGGGATCGCAAGCCAGGGGCTCGCTGATTATCTGAAGCAGTACCTGCAACCTTCTTTTCTGATGTTGCCATTCAATATTATCGGCGAACTGTCACGAACGTTGGCGTTGGCAGTGCGTCTTTATGGGAACATCATGAGTGGCGGAGTAATCGGTGCGATTTTACTGGGATTCGTCCCCCTGTTTGTTCCGATTCTGATGCAGGCCTTTGGACTGCTCACCGGCGTTATCCAGGCCTATATCTTTGCGGTACTGGCGATGGTCTACATCGCATCAGGCACACAAGCGACTCATACTTTAAGCGAACAACCTGAAGAAAATTCCAAACCAAATACATAA
- a CDS encoding F0F1 ATP synthase subunit C, translating into MDSNTVIAAVSIFTAGITIAIGSMGPALGEGRALAQALSAIAQQPDEASTITRTLFVGLAMVESTAIYCFVISMILIFANPFWNYFLQATPK; encoded by the coding sequence ATGGATTCAAATACTGTCATTGCAGCAGTTTCTATTTTTACAGCAGGGATTACCATCGCCATTGGATCCATGGGTCCGGCACTCGGAGAAGGCAGAGCCCTCGCCCAGGCGTTAAGCGCCATCGCACAACAACCCGATGAGGCCAGCACGATCACGCGAACCCTGTTTGTAGGGCTCGCTATGGTGGAATCGACGGCAATTTACTGTTTTGTGATTTCCATGATCCTGATCTTTGCCAACCCCTTCTGGAATTACTTTCTGCAGGCCACCCCCAAATAA
- a CDS encoding F0F1 ATP synthase subunit delta, with the protein MSIDWFTFTAQILNFLVLVWLLSHFLYKPVLNAMAEREKQITAEHEAATAAQREAKSELARYQQQTEDLTHAREELLAEAGKEIQIWKEQHLEQARAEIDQEKTDWFRALNRERESFLREARLRMAAHMHQMSHRILKELADTDLQQQTISVFMNRIRQIDQTHKQEFLAKLESSDPQMLVESAFELTQSDRKNITDLIHDYLSKEVAIHFRENPELICGIDLHLAGYKISWNLQESLEELEEEFVRSLSDVISTDSESEIEPQE; encoded by the coding sequence ATGTCCATCGACTGGTTTACTTTTACTGCTCAGATCCTTAACTTTCTGGTTCTCGTCTGGCTCTTATCCCATTTCCTCTACAAGCCGGTGCTGAACGCAATGGCGGAGCGGGAAAAACAGATTACGGCCGAACACGAAGCAGCCACCGCTGCGCAACGTGAGGCAAAATCCGAACTGGCACGGTATCAACAACAGACCGAAGACCTCACTCATGCCCGTGAGGAATTACTGGCTGAAGCAGGGAAAGAAATTCAGATCTGGAAGGAACAGCATCTTGAGCAGGCGCGCGCGGAAATCGATCAGGAGAAAACAGACTGGTTTCGTGCCCTGAATCGAGAACGCGAATCTTTTTTAAGGGAAGCCCGCTTGCGCATGGCAGCGCACATGCATCAAATGAGCCATCGGATCCTTAAAGAACTGGCTGACACAGATCTACAACAGCAGACGATTTCCGTCTTCATGAATCGAATCAGGCAGATTGATCAAACCCATAAACAGGAGTTTCTCGCCAAGCTGGAGTCATCGGACCCGCAAATGCTGGTCGAAAGTGCCTTCGAACTGACGCAATCCGACCGTAAGAATATTACAGACTTGATACACGATTATCTCAGCAAGGAAGTGGCGATTCATTTTCGTGAAAATCCCGAATTGATTTGTGGTATCGACCTCCACCTGGCTGGTTATAAAATTTCCTGGAATCTGCAGGAATCGCTGGAAGAACTGGAGGAAGAATTTGTCCGTTCACTCAGTGATGTCATCTCAACCGACTCCGAATCAGAGATCGAACCGCAAGAATAA
- a CDS encoding alternate F1F0 ATPase, F1 subunit alpha, translated as MNQSPDVKSLIDTTFDQFRGVLSQHDFAPRLIEIGKITYVGRSHARISGLPNVQSEELLQFPHHILGLALNLDEDEVGVVLLDHGEQLTAGDEVRRTHRLLDVPVGESLIGRVIDPVGRPLDGHGPITAAERRPYERDPAAIIDRAPVTEPLQTGLKVIDALIPIGRGQRELILGDRQTGKTAIAIDTILNQKNKDVICIYCAIGQRNTAVAKVIDDLRNQGALEYTTVVVGESDSPPGLQFVAPYAATTLGEYFMDRGQDVLVIYDDLTSHARSYRELSLLLRRPPGREAFPGDIFYLHSRLLERSTHLADRLGGGSLTALPIAETEAQNLSAYIPTNLISITDGQVYLSPQLFQKGILPAVDVGRSVSRVGGKTQLPAYRAVAGDLRLSYSQFEELEAFSRFSSRLDSETLATLERGRRVREIFKQTQYQPLSVTEQLSVLIGMAGGAFDKTDLSQIHQLEEPVQHILDNDFPDLSEQILAGKKITATEQKSVLNAVSELIQQSQNPLSETD; from the coding sequence ATGAACCAAAGTCCCGACGTTAAATCATTGATCGACACGACTTTTGATCAATTTCGCGGTGTATTAAGTCAGCATGATTTCGCGCCGCGACTGATCGAAATCGGGAAAATCACCTATGTCGGCCGCAGCCATGCCCGCATTAGTGGCTTACCGAATGTGCAGTCAGAAGAACTCTTGCAGTTCCCCCATCATATACTGGGACTGGCGTTGAACCTGGATGAAGATGAAGTGGGAGTTGTACTGCTCGACCACGGAGAACAACTGACCGCCGGTGATGAAGTCAGGCGAACACACCGCTTACTTGATGTTCCTGTAGGCGAATCGTTAATCGGCCGCGTCATCGACCCGGTCGGGCGTCCACTGGATGGCCATGGTCCAATCACAGCCGCCGAACGCAGACCTTATGAACGTGATCCGGCAGCCATCATTGACCGCGCTCCTGTCACGGAACCTCTACAGACCGGTTTGAAAGTTATTGATGCCCTGATTCCCATCGGCCGCGGTCAGCGCGAACTGATTCTGGGAGATCGTCAGACAGGCAAGACGGCCATCGCCATCGATACGATTCTCAACCAGAAAAATAAAGATGTGATCTGTATCTACTGCGCGATCGGACAGCGAAATACCGCGGTCGCCAAAGTGATTGATGACCTGCGTAATCAAGGCGCATTAGAGTACACGACTGTCGTTGTTGGCGAGAGCGATTCCCCCCCTGGTCTGCAGTTTGTCGCTCCCTATGCGGCGACTACCCTGGGAGAATATTTTATGGACCGGGGACAGGATGTCCTCGTGATCTATGATGACCTGACGTCACACGCCCGCTCTTACCGTGAATTATCTCTGCTCCTCAGACGGCCACCAGGACGGGAAGCATTCCCCGGCGATATCTTCTACCTGCATTCACGTTTGCTGGAACGCTCGACTCATTTAGCGGACCGGCTCGGTGGAGGTTCGCTAACCGCGCTGCCCATCGCCGAAACAGAAGCGCAGAATCTGTCTGCCTATATCCCGACGAACTTAATTTCGATCACCGATGGTCAGGTTTACCTTTCACCACAACTTTTTCAGAAAGGAATCCTGCCCGCCGTCGATGTGGGTCGCTCCGTCTCCCGCGTCGGAGGGAAAACTCAACTCCCCGCCTACCGGGCCGTCGCAGGTGATTTAAGGCTGTCTTACAGTCAATTTGAAGAACTGGAAGCCTTTTCCCGTTTCAGCAGCCGCCTGGATTCAGAAACACTGGCCACACTGGAACGCGGGCGGCGTGTGCGTGAAATCTTCAAACAGACACAATACCAGCCGCTTTCCGTGACTGAGCAACTCTCCGTGTTAATCGGCATGGCAGGGGGCGCGTTTGACAAAACCGACTTGTCACAGATTCATCAACTGGAAGAACCGGTACAACACATACTCGACAATGACTTTCCTGATTTGAGCGAGCAGATCCTCGCAGGTAAAAAGATCACAGCTACTGAGCAGAAATCCGTACTGAACGCTGTGAGCGAGCTGATTCAGCAATCCCAAAATCCACTTTCAGAAACTGACTGA
- a CDS encoding F0F1 ATP synthase subunit gamma — MQDFETLKRNIESTKDLESVVRTMKTLAAVSIRQYEQAVDSLEDYSDTVYCGLEMVLSKTQSRSKLPDGPAADTIGMILFGSDQGMCGQFNEQLETYASEYFAETDLSKRDQAWMVAGTRMLGKALDAKHDVDFDFSLPGSATGIAPLISEMLAKIDQWRHQRRLSQIYIFYNQRVSASTYKPHVVQLLPVNPTKFHRKQQRLSTSRSLPLYTMNRTNLLSRLIQQYLFVSLFRACAESLAGENASRIASMQAAERNIKERLTNLQAEFNQRRQTAITEELLDVVTGFEALKDAE; from the coding sequence ATGCAGGATTTCGAAACATTAAAACGCAACATCGAAAGTACTAAAGATCTGGAGTCGGTGGTGCGCACTATGAAAACGCTTGCCGCGGTCAGTATTCGGCAGTACGAACAGGCAGTCGACTCCCTGGAAGACTATTCTGATACCGTTTATTGCGGACTGGAAATGGTTTTGTCAAAGACTCAGAGTCGCTCTAAATTACCAGATGGTCCGGCTGCGGACACGATCGGCATGATTCTCTTTGGTTCCGACCAGGGAATGTGCGGTCAATTCAACGAACAGTTGGAAACCTACGCTTCAGAGTATTTCGCTGAGACTGATTTAAGCAAGCGAGATCAGGCCTGGATGGTCGCAGGGACTCGGATGCTGGGGAAAGCTCTGGATGCAAAACATGACGTCGATTTCGACTTCAGCCTGCCCGGTTCAGCCACTGGAATCGCCCCCCTGATCTCTGAAATGCTCGCGAAGATTGATCAATGGCGGCATCAACGACGACTGAGTCAAATCTATATTTTTTACAATCAGCGCGTATCGGCTTCCACCTATAAACCGCATGTCGTACAGCTACTGCCCGTCAACCCGACGAAGTTCCACCGTAAACAACAGAGACTGAGCACATCACGTTCGCTCCCCCTTTACACGATGAACCGCACGAATTTATTGTCCCGGTTGATTCAACAGTACCTGTTCGTGTCGCTGTTTCGTGCCTGCGCGGAATCACTGGCGGGGGAAAATGCCAGCCGGATCGCCTCCATGCAGGCGGCAGAACGAAATATTAAAGAACGCCTGACCAATCTGCAGGCAGAGTTTAATCAACGCAGACAGACTGCCATCACAGAAGAGCTGCTGGATGTCGTTACCGGCTTTGAAGCCTTAAAAGATGCAGAATGA